The proteins below come from a single Zea mays cultivar B73 chromosome 8, Zm-B73-REFERENCE-NAM-5.0, whole genome shotgun sequence genomic window:
- the LOC100284758 gene encoding embryonic abundant protein-like: MANLFLKQAKQYVATRPVYPPELFDFIASKTPRRDMAWDVGTGNGQAAASLAKLYKHVVGTDTSAQQLAYATRLSNTRYVHTPADLPLEGIHATVAPPASVDLVTVAQAFHWLDLPRFYAQARSVLRPGHGVLAAWCYTEPRVNAAVDAVFWRLYHGSQGFWAPNRRMVDDEYRSADFPFDPVEGEKHTGPFQFSTHRRMDLDDYLMYITSWSAYQTAKDNGVELLDAPTVQEFAAAWGGDAKEVKTVTYPIFLRIGKVRSE; the protein is encoded by the exons ATGGCGAACCTGTTCCTCAAGCAGGCAAAGCAGTACGTGGCGACGCGGCCGGTCTACCCGCCGGAGCTCTTCGACTTCATCGCCTCCAAGACCCCTCGCCGCGACATGGCCTGGGATGTCGGCACCGGCAACGGCCAGGCCGCAGCGTCG CTGGCGAAGCTGTACAAGCACGTGGTGGGCACGGACACGAGCGCGCAGCAGCTCGCCTACGCGACGCGCCTCAGCAACACCCGCTACGTGCACACCCCAGCGGACCTGCCCCTGGAGGGGATCCACGCCACCGTGGCCCCGCCGGCCTCCGTCGACCTCGTCACCGTCGCGCAGGCCTTCCACTGGCTCGACCTCCCGCGCTTCTACGCGCAGGCCCGCTCCGTGCTGCGCCCCGGCCACGGCGTGCTCGCCGCCTGGTGCTACACCGAGCCACGCGTCAACGCCGCCGTCGACGCCGTGTTCTGGCGCCTGTACCACGGGTCCCAGGGATTCTGGGCGCCCAACCGCCGGATGGTCGACGACGAGTACCGGAGCGCCGACTTCCCGTTCGACCCGGTCGAGGGGGAGAAGCACACGGGCCCGTTCCAGTTCTCCACGCACCGCCGGATGGACCTCGATGACTACCTCATGTATATCACGTCCTGGTCCGCCTACCAGACTGCCAAGGATAACGGCGTCGAGCTGCTCGATGCGCCCACCGTCCAGGAGTTCGCGGCGGCGTGGGGCGGCGATGCCAAGGAGGTGAAGACCGTCACGTACCCCATCTTCCTCAGGATTGGCAAGGTCAGGTCGGAGTGA